The following coding sequences lie in one Fusobacterium sp. genomic window:
- a CDS encoding thymidylate kinase: MGKLIVIEGTDSSGKETQTKKLFERLLNEKYNIKKISFPNYDSPACEPVKMYLAGKFGEDPMKVNPYPISMMYAIDRYASYKMDWEKFYQEDGIIVTDRYVTSNMVHQASKIIDEAEKNIYLNWLDELEYDKMDIPRPDLIIFLNMPTEMAIKLMKERNNKITGEQRKDIHERDAVYLEKSHTNACNIAKKYGWKEIKCTDGEKLKTIDEIGEEIYKLVRNII; encoded by the coding sequence ATGGGAAAACTTATAGTTATAGAAGGAACAGACTCTAGTGGAAAGGAAACACAGACAAAAAAACTTTTTGAAAGACTCCTAAATGAAAAATATAATATAAAAAAAATATCTTTTCCAAATTATGACAGCCCTGCATGTGAACCTGTAAAAATGTATCTGGCAGGGAAATTTGGAGAAGATCCAATGAAAGTGAATCCTTATCCTATATCAATGATGTATGCAATTGACAGATATGCTTCGTATAAAATGGATTGGGAAAAATTCTATCAAGAAGATGGAATAATAGTAACAGACAGATATGTCACTTCTAATATGGTACATCAGGCCTCTAAAATAATAGATGAAGCAGAAAAAAATATATATTTAAATTGGTTGGATGAATTGGAATATGATAAAATGGATATTCCAAGACCAGATCTTATAATATTTTTAAATATGCCTACAGAAATGGCAATAAAGCTTATGAAAGAAAGAAATAATAAAATAACTGGTGAACAGAGAAAAGATATTCATGAAAGAGATGCAGTTTATTTGGAAAAATCTCATACAAATGCTTGCAATATTGCTAAAAAGTATGGATGGAAAGAGATAAAATGTACAGATGGAGAGAAACTTAAAACTATAGATGAAATAGGAGAAGAGATATATAAATTAGTCAGAAATATCATCTGA